A single region of the Deinococcus fonticola genome encodes:
- a CDS encoding zinc ribbon domain-containing protein — protein MTDQTPLERLHRVQELDLSLDQLRAEEKNYPEALRAARAEQDRLNNELEETEITLEGVEKRLKQAEFDLTSVRDQIAHARDEQEKNAFDARAQSQYGSRIQQLEERREEMEEDLAPLRERQRELTGKAGGLREQYRAGRPGLAELETQDEQRIADLRAQGEDSRNERAELVKNLDARTVKEYDMIRKAKKGQGIAEVKAGRCAACNVMLPVNIQQKVAQNKLPPVKCPSCGRFLIKLDA, from the coding sequence ATGACTGACCAGACCCCCCTTGAACGCCTGCACCGAGTTCAGGAACTCGATCTGAGCCTCGACCAGTTGCGTGCCGAGGAAAAAAATTATCCTGAAGCTTTGAGGGCCGCCCGCGCCGAGCAGGATCGCCTGAACAATGAACTGGAAGAAACCGAGATCACGCTCGAAGGCGTGGAAAAGCGCCTCAAGCAGGCCGAGTTCGACCTGACCAGCGTGCGTGACCAGATTGCCCACGCGCGTGACGAGCAGGAGAAAAATGCCTTCGATGCCCGCGCCCAGAGCCAGTACGGCAGCCGCATTCAGCAACTCGAGGAACGCCGCGAGGAAATGGAAGAAGACCTGGCCCCGCTGCGTGAACGCCAGCGTGAACTGACCGGGAAGGCGGGCGGCCTGCGCGAGCAGTACCGTGCCGGGCGTCCGGGCCTGGCGGAACTGGAGACGCAGGACGAGCAGCGCATTGCCGACCTGCGTGCCCAGGGCGAGGATTCCCGCAACGAGCGCGCCGAACTGGTGAAAAACCTGGACGCCCGCACCGTCAAGGAATACGACATGATCCGCAAGGCCAAGAAAGGCCAGGGCATCGCGGAGGTCAAGGCGGGACGCTGCGCGGCCTGTAACGTGATGCTGCCCGTGAACATTCAGCAGAAGGTGGCGCAGAACAAGCTGCCGCCCGTGAAGTGTCCCTCGTGCGGACGCTTCCTGATTAAACTGGACGCCTGA